In Neofelis nebulosa isolate mNeoNeb1 chromosome 10, mNeoNeb1.pri, whole genome shotgun sequence, one DNA window encodes the following:
- the LOC131486666 gene encoding olfactory receptor 8K3-like codes for MACTDKHNLTLLKEFILMGITELPELQTPLFGLLLTVYLVSVVGNLGLIILTKIDSRLQTPMYFFLRHLAFTDLGYSTAVGPKMLVNFAVDQHTISFNGCATQLTFFSIFIINEIFILSAMACDRYVAICNPLLYTAVMSQRLCQVLVVMAYLYSVSLSLLTIMKIFLSSFSDYNVIRHFYCDSLPLIALLCSGTDEIRLIILIFSAFNLVSSLLTVLVSYILISVAIFRMNSAEGRHKAFSTCGSHLAVIALFYGTLFFMYVQPKSTHSFDTDNMASLFYTLVIPMLNPMIYSLRNKEVKNALRRTWRKCANIDIPQRYCGFGSSPPQ; via the coding sequence ATGGCCTGCACAGACAAACACAATCTAACACTGTTGAAAGAATTCATTCTAATGGGAATCACAGAACTCCCTGAGCTGCAGACTCCATTATTTGGACTACTCCTCACTGTTTATCTGGTCTCAGTTGTGGGTAATCTGGGTTTGATCATCCTCACCAAGATAGACTCTAGGCTACAAacacccatgtacttcttcctcagaCACCTGGCTTTCACTGATCTTGGTTATTCAACAGCTGTGGGACCCAAAATGCTGGTAAATTTTGCTGTAGATCAACATACAATCTCCTTTAATGGGTGTGCCACCCAACTcacttttttcagtatttttatcattaatgaaATTTTCATTCTGTCGGCAATGGCCTgtgaccgctatgtggccatctgtaacCCTCTGCTCTACACAGCTGTTATGTCACAAAGATTATGTCAGGTGCTAGTGGTAATGGCTTATCTCTATAgtgtctctttgtctttgttgACCATCatgaaaattttcctttcatCATTTAGTGATTATAATGTCATCAGGCATTTCTACTGTGACAGTCTACCATTGATAGCTTTGCTCTGTTCAGGCACCGATGAAATTAGATTGATAATTCTGATCTTTTCTGCTTTTAATCTGGTGTCATCTCTTCTCACAGTCCTTGTGTCCTACATTCTAATCTCTGTTGCCATCTTCAGGATGAACTCTGCAGAAGGCAGGCACAAGGCTTTCTCCACCTGTGGATCCCATCTGGCAGTGATTGCCTTATTCTATGGCACTCTATTCTTTATGTATGTGCAGCCGAAATCTACTCATTCCTTTGATACTGATAATATGGCCTCCTTATTTTACACGTTGGTTATACCCATGCTGAATCCAATGATCTACAGCTTGAggaacaaagaggtgaaaaatgccCTACGAAGAACTTGGAGAAAGTGTGCAAATATagacatacctcagagatattgcggGTTTGGTTCCAGTCCACCACAATGA